In Paramormyrops kingsleyae isolate MSU_618 chromosome 18, PKINGS_0.4, whole genome shotgun sequence, the DNA window GCCGCAGAGCAGGATGTAGGTGATGACGCCGGCTGCCCAGATGTCCACTTTGAGGCCGTACCTGCGGACAGATCAGCGGTGAGCAGCAGGGAAGGGCGATGAATAAGGTAGCCAATAGCGGGAGACAGCATGCAGACTGTTGACGGAGAGGAAGTGGCTTTCTTACCCGCTCTCTGCAATGATCTCTGGTGCTACATATGTGGGGGTCCCACAGACGGTGTAGAGGGGTCCGTCCACCACTGTGGCCAAGCCGAAATCACCAAGCTTGAGGGATTTGCTACCATCTTGGTGTTCGTACACCTAGGGTACAGAACAGTGATGGTGATGATTCACACCAAAACAGCtactgttttatattttaagtgTATTTCGCTGTTACACGGACACATTCACAATAACACAAACCACCAAGAGAATAGGCCTCGTGTATGTGCATGAAGATATGTTTGGCACATTCACAGAGCTAGCAAGAACAGTGGGACCCCAGCACAAAGCATTCTGGGTTGCCAAATTAAGTAAAACAAAATCACAGAAAATGTCTCCAATTGTGAAGGTAATGATTAATTTCAGCCagcataaaaaatatatgcaaactGGCAATGAGAGAATTTGATCTCTTGCTAGCAGACAGCCCTAGAAAGCTACTTATTTTTGAAAATTCAGGTCAATTCAGGCACTCAAAATGCATAAGAGATGGTATATGAGTCTCTGAGAGTCTGGCGCTTTTCCGGCTTGTCACACCGGAACAGACGCCTGCCTGTTCCTTACACAGTGACAGTCCCGCTGATCCCTAGGCCTCGCCAACAGCCTGTTTAAAGCAGTGCTTCGGAGCACGAGCAGAGGCAATGAATCATCCCCCTCCTCTTCGCGTGGATGATACCGTGCATGCCGCTGGATTTAGAAGCTGCCCTTTGGTGCTGAGTACAGCCAGAACCAAGTTTATTTTTACGGTTTTCCTCGACCCGCGGGGCTTTGTGGGGGAGTATGGTGCCGAGAAGCcagcgctgccccccccccccccccccgctcccaaTTTCACAGCCATTGACGGGGGCCACCGAGACGAGGGGAAATAACAAACAGACCCTTTCATTTTGTCTCTCAGgaaactggatttttttttccctagcTGTCGAATACAGTTCAACAGAGGTGAAAAAAACAATCCTGAAGCACTTCTGAATTTTACGTTCATGGTTTCAAAGTTACTTCTTGAGAGATGatttaattaatattcataagACTGACCCATATATTTGTTTACTGCACAGTTGAATCTTTTATCACTGTAAAGATTTTGACAGGCAGTCAGACAAAAGATAGGAGGCATATAatagcccccctccctcccccacacacacacacacactggcctcACCAGCAGGTTCTCTGGCTTTATGTCACGGTGGACGATGTTGAGGCTGTGTAGGTACTTGATGGCGCTGGCTAGGTTGTGTAGCATACCACTGGCATCTCTCTCTGTGTATTTGTTGGTGGAGGTAATAGCATCAAAAAGGTCACCGCCCTGGACAGAAACACAGAATGCAGGTCCCAATGAACAGCTGTGAGATCACTCCTGCGCAGACGGCCAATCATTCCACCTCTACTAGCAGGACTGATGACCAAGCCGAACCCTTAGGTTACTATCTAtgtttcagtattttttttaaacacaaacatttcaTTGAAAAAGAGTCACTTGAGGAAAACCACAAAACTTCAGCTTTCACCAAGGTTCCAGATGTTTCCCCTTGAGACCCTCCGCATCAGCCTCAGCTGCCCACCCATCCTCAAGGAATGCCTTGTTGTCTCCAAATCTTTTCAGAGGCTGTAAGAAATATGGCCTATTTTCCCCTTCTCTGACATGTATAAGAGTTCCGTCTCCGAGGCTAATAAGTAGAGCAACAGCCCAAAATAGCTCTCCACTCTGAACAGGCCCGGCTCGTCTCAGGAACActcattaaaatgaaaaaggcTGTCACACAGCGATTCTCCACCCACAGTGCACTGACACATCTCTGCCTCTTCGACCCGAATGTTCATCTCGGTTTGGGATGAAGTAGGATACAGACACACCATCTTCTACAGTGATTACGTTCCATCATTTGGTCTGGAGCGGCCTTGTTAACCAAACCAGGCACTAAAAGCTTCGACTCCTTGCTCGTTGCTACCGACGCACACATGCAGAGATGTTTTGGGCCGAGTGTTGTGCTTAGTGGCGTAAAAACAGGACTTCAGCCTCAAAGGCTGTAAAGCAGCACGGAAGGTAGGACACAGCTAAAATTCAAAGACTGAAGAAGCTGTAAGGACCAGAAGGAGTACAAAAATCAAGTGGTTTTCCTCAGGAGTGACTTGAAAATGATCTTGGAACGCACATATTCATCAGCGTTCCTCAGACATGGACATGGACAGAGGCATCTTATGTCAAGAAAGCTGTGTTGACTAAGGATAACCATACCTTGACCAGCTCCATAACCAGGTAGAGCTCACTGTAAGTGTCCATCTCCTCAATCAGCAGGACGATGTTGGGGTGTTTGACTCGTCGGAGGATCGACACCTCGTTCTGTATCATGTGCTCCTGGGAACGAACAGATTGGTCACGGGCATCAGCCGGATAAATCCAATACTCAGACCGCAAACCGACTTCCGCCTCTTGGGTGGACATGCTCAGAGGGCCACTTCCATGCACACTGCCTCGCATACCTTTCCTCTGCACTTGCCCTTGTTGATAATCTTCAGAGCGTACTCCCTGCCCGTCGAGTGCTCCACGCACTCCCGCACCACAGCGAAGTTGCCATCTCCGATGGTCCTGCCCACCTTGTATCTCTCGGCTATGGAGGCGGGCACTGGGGGGCAGTCATTCATTGCCTCGGCTGAAATGACGACACAAGCGAGGGTGTTAGAGGTCAGTCTCTAGTGGAGAGGGGGAGAAGCTCCTCTCTACCTTTCTACGCCACAATGGTTCCCTCCTTCCCACCCACTACACTCAGTACAAAGTTCTTGTAAATCAACGTCTATCCTTCCTCACCTTCTCCTGAGAGATCTGGGTATCTCACTGTTGATAGAGGACTGCCCCCCCTCTCCTCCACATACTACCACAGTATATTCACTCCCCACCTCTTACCTTCACTCCCTGCACCATCACCTTCTTCTATGGAGTTGGACACCTTGGTAGAGGTAAGAGACAGGGATGAGTTGCTGTCCTGGGATCCCTAGAGGAGGAGGGGAAAGACAGTTAGTGTAATCCTGGAATTAAAGCCGCCTAAACTCCAAATGTCAACACCATGAAAAAACGCCCTAATCCACTACTAACTACAGTACTTCTATCCAGGTAGCTAAGGTAACTAACCTTATACTAGTACTTAGAACTGCACATTCCTCCACTGTGAATGTAGCCTCACAAGAGCCAGTGTAATTTTTGCTTTCAGactagcattttttttttccctgttctaAATCTCATTTGCGGCTTATATAGATGTCAGCCGCGAACACAGAATTCTGGTTTCCATGGGAATGGTTTAGGCAAGTGGTGCTAATAATATGTTCACAATACTGAGTCAGCTGGCTGGGTCAGGGCTGAGAGCACTTCCTTTGACCAAATAAGGGCACTTCCTACTTCCAGGTTCCATTTCTGACATGCAAAAAGGTATATCAGCTAATTCAATTCTAAGTTAGCTTAGCAAATTCTCTGTTAGAACACTGGCCAAATTTTACAATTTTACTTTATTATACTGCACATCAGTTTAGAACataaacattaattgaacaataaaataaaataaaaaggacaATATGGAAACACAAAGAagccacacaaaaaaaaacatttagatgtAATCCTTTTTCCAATGCTTCGTATAAAAATTGAATCGACTCACCAGTATTTGTAAAGCACTAGAGTGTGTGTCACCTTGCTTTAAGCAGAGTGATGTTCCTCCCCTCAGTGCCTCTAAATGACTGCACTGCCCTGAAGGAATCTGACTGCACCAGGCTCTGAAGGAGCTGGTCTCCAATACAGCTCTGACCAGTCCATGCCAATCAAATCTCTAAATGCTCTCTCAGCCAATAGGCTACATATGCTCTCTGCAGTGTGGGCAACAAAGAAGTAAGTAAAGTGTGCATCTgttttactaaaataaaaaatttttgagggcagaacgaaaaatcattggctcagagagataaccaatcagattgtagaggaggtgtaTCTAAGCAAGTAGAAGAGGCGGGactaagacatctgattggttggtcatcctctagttgcttggatccacctcctctacaatctgattggttatctcttcAAACCAATCATTTGTTCGggcctcagaatatttttgtgtaagcaaAACTCCCACCAGCATAATCTGGGCAGcagtggcttaatggttagggaggCGCCctcgtaattgaaagattgcaggtttgaatccctgaccagcaaggcaccactaaAGTaccccccccaagcactgctccttgggtgctgaattagctgccccctgctatgtcacgttGTCATATATGGGTTAAATTTTGTTGtagtgtgtcaacaatgacaattaatcgcAAAAAAATTTATCTGCATCCTGTAAAACTACAGACACCCAAAAACCCTGTCCTGTCTTTCACTGAGCTAAATAACAGTGCATCCTGAAAAGGAGGATTTCCTTATCTGCATTAAAATAAGGAtcacacacagcacagaaaaGCA includes these proteins:
- the dclk1a gene encoding serine/threonine-protein kinase DCLK1a isoform X3, with amino-acid sequence MLQYAEVNGTPGSQLSTPQSAKSPSPSPASPGSLRKRTGSQDSNSSLSLTSTKVSNSIEEGDGAGSEAEAMNDCPPVPASIAERYKVGRTIGDGNFAVVRECVEHSTGREYALKIINKGKCRGKEHMIQNEVSILRRVKHPNIVLLIEEMDTYSELYLVMELVKGGDLFDAITSTNKYTERDASGMLHNLASAIKYLHSLNIVHRDIKPENLLVYEHQDGSKSLKLGDFGLATVVDGPLYTVCGTPTYVAPEIIAESGYGLKVDIWAAGVITYILLCGFPPFRGSSEDQEVLFDQILMGQLDFPSPYWDNVSDSAKELITCMLQVEVDQRYTALQVLEHPWVNEDGLSENEHQLSVAGKIKKHFNTGPRAISTTAEVSVITMDPSLTIQRSGSLDFYQHPGMYWIRPPLLIRRGRFSDEDATRM